GTGTCGTCGAACTCGAAGTGCTTTGCGATTTCATCGCGGCGACCCATGCGTTAGCCCTCGCGCGCTTCTTTCCGTTTCTTGATTTCGAGCGCCGTCTTGAGCCCTTTTTCGCGGATCGTCTTGATCGCGACGCGCGCCGGCGTCACCACATGGAATCGTTTGGCGTGCCGGCGCAGCGCGGCGTCGTCGATCTCGATACCCAGCCCCGGCGCCTGCGGCAAGGCGATCGCGCCGCGTTCGTTCACGAGCCACGGCGTTTTCAGGATCGCGTCGCGCCCGGCAGGGATCCAACCCGGCGGCTCGTACGGATATTCCAGAAGCTGCGGGGTTTTCGCCGCCGCCTTCAGATGCGCGTTGATCAGAAGGCCGATGCCGTTGGTCCACGTGTGCGGCGAATAGCCGACACCTCGCGCGCGGCATTCCGCGATCGCCCAGCGGGCATCCTCGATGCCGCCGGCGAACGTCGCGTCCGGCTGCAAAATGCCGAACGCCCCCTTCTCCAGTGACGTGCGCAACTCCTGCCGGCTGCCGAAAAGCTCGCCGCCGGCGATCGGCGTTTTCACTTGGCGGCGCACCTCGGCGTAGCCGTCGAAATCGTGCATGTCGAGCGGTTCCTCGATCCACGCGATGCCGAGTTCGTCGCACGCCTTCCCGAAACGCACCGCGCGCTCCACGTCCCACAGCGGCGCGTCGTCGATCAGCGTGACGCGCCAGCCCTGATTGGCGTCCACCATGATTTGGAAATCGGGTCCGACCTCCTCGCGCACGCGGCGCAGGATATCGATGTCCTCGTCCTCGGAGAACGAATGCACGCGGATCTTCACGCCACGGAAGCCCTGCCGGCGGATGTTGTCGAGATACGGTTTGCGCTCGTCGAACGGGCGAAGCGATCCGGTCGAGGCGTAGCAGGGCAGTTCGTCAACCGTCTCGTCGTTGCCGGCGACAAGCTTGTACACGGGCTTGCCCTCGGCCTTGCCGCGGATGTCCCAGAAAGCAGGCTCGATCCACCAGTTGCGCCAGCCCAGGTACGTCGCCTCCTTCAGGCGCTGGCGCACCGTGGCGATATCGAGCGCGTCCGCGCCGATCAAAAACCCGCCGAGCAATTCGCCGAGCCCCTCGCGTTCCGTCGT
The nucleotide sequence above comes from bacterium. Encoded proteins:
- a CDS encoding mandelate racemase/muconate lactonizing enzyme family protein, which translates into the protein MPRVSRIELFHVDAKLSAPFYPSWIPGYAQTHNRFTLIRVTTDDGLVGVSAGAAFTTEREGLGELLGGFLIGADALDIATVRQRLKEATYLGWRNWWIEPAFWDIRGKAEGKPVYKLVAGNDETVDELPCYASTGSLRPFDERKPYLDNIRRQGFRGVKIRVHSFSEDEDIDILRRVREEVGPDFQIMVDANQGWRVTLIDDAPLWDVERAVRFGKACDELGIAWIEEPLDMHDFDGYAEVRRQVKTPIAGGELFGSRQELRTSLEKGAFGILQPDATFAGGIEDARWAIAECRARGVGYSPHTWTNGIGLLINAHLKAAAKTPQLLEYPYEPPGWIPAGRDAILKTPWLVNERGAIALPQAPGLGIEIDDAALRRHAKRFHVVTPARVAIKTIREKGLKTALEIKKRKEAREG